CGGGGGCGTAGCGCATCTGCCCGGTGGCCGCAACGTAGCCGACCATGCCTTCCTTGCCGTACCTCAGACAATATCCTTTGCCGTGCACCGGGCAGCCGCGGACACCGGCGTGTACGAGCTCCCCGCGTTCCTGCTCGTAGAGAAAGACATTCGCCTCTACGAGGCCGAAAGAGCAGGCTACTTCGTTCACGATGCGGTCGATAAGCTGATCCAGGTTGAGAAGCGAGCTGATCCTTTGGGAGGCCTTCTGCAGCCGAAGAAGGTCGTCCATCAGTTCTCGGTGCGGTGAGGTGGCGACAGGTGTCGCCATCGGCGGGATACCCATGAACACCCCCGAGGCCAAGATACAGGCCTAGCAGGATAGATGTGCTCAGCGCTCCCTGGACTCATTTTCTTTATGGGGGAGGCAAGGGGTCCCGGCCGTTTGTGGAGTGGTTGAAAAGCATCTTGTATATTCGGCCTCTTCGAGGGTTTCACGGGTAGAGGCGGCTCGGGCGGGCCAGGCGTTTGTGGAGTTTGAGGGGCGGGAGTGGGTTGAGAGGCAGGGTCGATGTCAGTGAGGCATCAAGGAGTTCGATAGGTCTGGGCAACGGAGTGACTTCGACGCACGCTGTACAGTTAAACAGAGTAAGAACGATATTTCTCTTCATCGAGGTTACGTCGGTGAGACGAATTGATTCTTTATAGATGGAGAAACCTGGAGAACTCGCCTTCAGAATGTAGTCACCGGATGGAGCCTCGATGGTGAACTGGCCATTTTGATCGGCGGTAGTGTGAAGGATCGTGCCATCCGGACCTTCAAGGCTGATGGCGGCTTTCGGTACGTCTGCACCGCTGGAGTCGGTTATGAACCCGAAGATAACTGGTTTTCCGGGTAGGGAGGATTGGGGAAGTGCGTGTATCCCAGTGATTCCGAGAACCAATGCGAGTGCAAACCCGCGAGATAGCTTACATGCATTGGAACTGCATCGATTAAGGATGGCGAATCGCATCACGTCCCTCGCGGCGCATCGATGATAGCGCAAGGTGCATAGTAGGTTCGAATGCAAAGTGGAGCAGTCTTCAAGATGCTCACAATCTTGTATATTCGGTGGTTATGCGAGTTTTTGTGATTCTCCCGGCGGCGGGGATTGGAACCCGGATGGCCGCAGGCGGCGTGACTCCGGCTGCGCCCAAGCAGTTTCTTGAAATTGGCGGAGTTCCGGTGCTGATCCGGTCGCTGCGAGCGTTCCTGGCGGTGCCGCGTGTTGATGCGGTGTGTGTTGCTGTGCGTGGGGCGGAGCGGGAACGCGTTGAGGCGCAGATTGCGGAGTTCAAACTGGGCGCACGTGTGCATCTGGTAGAGGGAGGCGACCATAGGCAGGAGTCGGTGGGCAACGCGATGGCCGCACTGGAGTGCGACGACGACGATATCGTGCTGGTTCATGACGCGGTGCGGCCGCTGATCGATCCTGCGACGATTGAACGGACGATCGATGCGGTGGCGAGGCACGGTGCGGCTATTGTGGGTGTTCCGGCGGTCGATACGATCAAGCAGGTCGATCGGACTGCCGACGGCGCGATCATCACGGCGACGATTCCGCGAGAGAGGATTGTGCTGGCACAGACTCCGCAGGGGGCGCGCGTGGGGCTGATGCGGCGGGCGTTTATGGAGGCGGAGACTGATGGGTTCGCCGGGACCGATGAGGCGAGTCTGCTGGAGCGGGCGGGGATCGAGGTGACGGTGGTTCCGGGGTCGGCGAGGAACTTCAAGATCACGCAGCCGGGAGATATTGAACTGGCGGAGTTTTACCTTGGACGGGCGACCGCGGATTTACGCGGATGAGCACGGATGAAAGACAAAAAATGAATGAAAAGCAAGACGCGGGTTACGGGCAGGAATTTCGTGGATTGCACTCAGAGATAACCGAAAAAATCATTGGGGTTTTCTTTGAGGTTTATAAGGAGCTTGGCGGCGGATTTCTGGAGAGTGTTTATCAGGAAGCGTTGAGGATCGCTCTTGTTCAAACGGGATTTAACGTCGCCGCTGAAGTTCCGGTACCAGTTCATTTTCGAGGAGAAGTTGCAGGGAATTTTCGTGCTGATTTGGTTGTGAACGACTGTGTCCTTCTTGAGTTGAAGGCGATTTCAGTTTTTGATCGAGAACATGAAGGGCAGATTCTTCACTATCTGCGAGCGACGAAGCTGGAAGTCGGCCTACTATTGAACTTTGGCCCCAGACCGCAGTTCAGGCGGTTCATACTGGAGAACGACAAGAAGCAAATCCGTGTTCGTCCGCGAGAATCCGCGGTCGAGATGGTGAGGAATCAAGAATGGGGATGAGGATTGGTTACGGGTTTGACTCGCACGCCTTTAAGCCGGGCGTTCCTCTGGTGATCGGCGGGCTGAAGATAGAGCATCCGGAGGGGCTGGCTGGGCACTCGGATGGCGATGTGCTGCTGCATGCGATTACGGATGCGCTGCTGGGAGCGGTCTCGGCGGGG
This genomic interval from Edaphobacter bradus contains the following:
- a CDS encoding carboxypeptidase-like regulatory domain-containing protein, yielding MRFAILNRCSSNACKLSRGFALALVLGITGIHALPQSSLPGKPVIFGFITDSSGADVPKAAISLEGPDGTILHTTADQNGQFTIEAPSGDYILKASSPGFSIYKESIRLTDVTSMKRNIVLTLFNCTACVEVTPLPRPIELLDASLTSTLPLNPLPPLKLHKRLARPSRLYP
- a CDS encoding GxxExxY protein — protein: MSTDERQKMNEKQDAGYGQEFRGLHSEITEKIIGVFFEVYKELGGGFLESVYQEALRIALVQTGFNVAAEVPVPVHFRGEVAGNFRADLVVNDCVLLELKAISVFDREHEGQILHYLRATKLEVGLLLNFGPRPQFRRFILENDKKQIRVRPRESAVEMVRNQEWG
- the ispD gene encoding 2-C-methyl-D-erythritol 4-phosphate cytidylyltransferase; translation: MRVFVILPAAGIGTRMAAGGVTPAAPKQFLEIGGVPVLIRSLRAFLAVPRVDAVCVAVRGAERERVEAQIAEFKLGARVHLVEGGDHRQESVGNAMAALECDDDDIVLVHDAVRPLIDPATIERTIDAVARHGAAIVGVPAVDTIKQVDRTADGAIITATIPRERIVLAQTPQGARVGLMRRAFMEAETDGFAGTDEASLLERAGIEVTVVPGSARNFKITQPGDIELAEFYLGRATADLRG